A genome region from Petrotoga sibirica DSM 13575 includes the following:
- a CDS encoding winged helix-turn-helix transcriptional regulator, with amino-acid sequence MLNIQKYTFFNPSPNFREMMILKLVSQENDISQETMAKKVGVVPSMINKYLKDFEENGNIIKSGENKRNMSYELTETGKKRLQFLTLSFVDEVSELYTETKDSFKKVFQTLKKDNLKDILLYGAGVVGGIVLKVLKDENINIIGFLDDSSLKQGDRLQGIDIYPPEKAKELIYDALIIASFRKSEKILEKATEKNLEKLYIFKIDDEGNISLEGR; translated from the coding sequence ATGCTCAATATTCAAAAATACACATTTTTTAATCCCTCTCCAAACTTCCGAGAAATGATGATCTTAAAGTTAGTTTCTCAAGAAAACGATATTTCTCAAGAAACGATGGCGAAAAAAGTAGGGGTTGTCCCATCGATGATAAACAAGTATTTAAAAGATTTTGAAGAGAATGGAAATATCATAAAAAGCGGTGAAAACAAACGTAATATGAGTTATGAGCTCACAGAAACAGGAAAAAAGAGGTTGCAATTTTTAACCCTCAGTTTCGTCGACGAGGTTTCTGAGCTGTACACAGAAACCAAAGACTCATTCAAAAAAGTTTTTCAAACTCTTAAAAAAGATAATTTAAAGGACATTCTTTTGTATGGTGCAGGGGTTGTTGGAGGGATTGTATTGAAGGTTTTGAAGGATGAAAATATTAATATAATTGGATTTTTGGACGATTCTTCTTTAAAACAGGGGGATAGACTTCAAGGAATAGATATTTACCCTCCGGAAAAAGCCAAAGAGTTAATCTACGATGCCCTCATAATAGCTTCGTTTAGAAAATCAGAAAAAATATTGGAAAAGGCAACCGAAAAAAATTTGGAAAAATTGTATATTTTTAAGATAGATGATGAAGGTAATATTTCTCTGGAGGGCAGATGA